In one window of Mytilus trossulus isolate FHL-02 chromosome 7, PNRI_Mtr1.1.1.hap1, whole genome shotgun sequence DNA:
- the LOC134724922 gene encoding rap guanine nucleotide exchange factor 6-like isoform X6 translates to MYPNLQRHSSHGDRVKHGSHGDRQFIVSLQKFPQERSEKDLDVIFSHLHGMEALSSLREPALRALCRTVRYEYHDANDILYCQGELSTCWYILLSGSVFIEGSMFLPVSSFGKRTPGCTRRNSECLLLEPSEMIVIDYPDVQVMKSGHSRQSCNDRVIEFDHQEGTRPIRRMNSDSVVEQLSADYGLRDQYLRNEQYMKRCSRASDTSSAYSGSDMMQSSIDDQENVDMDISGLPESMVDSDDEEGYAESTGSQRDTVQECLQKHPQDRSDDDIEILLDFIQHFRAFANMTLPTRRALCAVMMLAVIEHKGTIVMKDKEELDSWSVILNGQVEILKEDGSAEFLYMGDSFGITEPTLDKIFHEGVMRTIIDDCQFLSIAQQDYYEIMNQGKENTKRHVEDGEVVMVTEHRVFDGGNRRGQIIIRASPDHLMNHLVQEHSAVDPTFVEDFLLCYRIFLKSPMELAYRLQTWFNQTTLRNKVTRVVLLWVNNHFIDFETDSILSEFLESFEAMLETQGMTGQLRLLNIACGAKARTRSVTLTRATREEVLHFSVLGGLERGCGIFISKVEKASKAYEAGLKRGDQIMEVNGQNFQHITHNRALELLRGTTHLSMAIKSNLPDFKEMIEVTEQNKQNRQSTQSTSSFTKRLSAPDLDNMSPFIKSSIKDKSFDKKDKSWFKTVGKKAFIKKIGGFFPRNASTSNMEFENMNKSDESLYSASIHNTSKSSSSSLTVQMPNHLSASNPDLSLLSVEDPKPDYPDHVVKVFRADQSFKYLPIHKDVTSKEVVMLALQEFGVTDPSSNFSLCEVTVENESLIKQKRLPETMCNLPDRQNLNGRRTVPCVLRYYLKNNLNPETLVPDELRSELIKEAQISLLQLNTTEVASQLTLEDFKVFKDIEPTEYIDDLFKLNARYGTPSLNKFSELVNREMFWVISEVCGELNLVRRMKLIKHFIKMARHCKDCKNFNSMFAIISGLSHNCVDRLRNTWEKVPNKYAKTYNDLRDLMDPSRNMSKYRNLMNHENVQPPMLPFFPIAKKDLTFIHLGNDSYVDNLVNFEKFRLIARETRHICNMASAKYDVSTMFLGTPSHDESTWVSGLATMKRMRARRGSTLPNAKKMYEENEMKRRVKSYLCNLKVIDNEEKLMEMSHQCEVPVKKDHTLHSLSSSVSTPNLTEEKKVIVPSGPRFATAVERKGSLGSTESASPTGSNHSAPPTYESDSGRNSYDSQSVHSAGSGGTISPHHRFNPPQTATSQSQQQSPPVAQPQVRPPLPPYHVVMQNSPAYSNYIHQTYTNVRRPPLPDYHSAAQMAQLARKKQLYKNDRARSHDGGMGYYNGSAKYSRAPEDQDEEEQVSAV, encoded by the exons attgaCTATCCTGATGTTCAGGTTATGAAAAGTGGCCATTCACGGCAATCATGTAATGATCGTGTTATAGAATTTGACCATCAGGAAGGGACCAGGCCTATACGTAGAATGAACTCTGATAGTGTTGTTGAACAG ttATCTGCCGATTATGGATTACGTGACCAGTATTTACGAAATGAACAATATATGAAAAGATGTTCGCGAGCAAGTGACACATCTAGTGCTTATTCAGGTTCTGATATGATGCAGTCATCCATAGATGACCAAGAGAATGTGGATATGGATATTAGTGGATTACCTGAGAGTATGGTGGATTCGGATGATGAAGAAGGATATGCTGAATCCACAGGG TCACAGAGAGACACAGTACAAGAATGTTTACAGAAGCACCCACAAGACAGATCTGATGATGATATAGAAATACTACTAGACTTTATACAACATTTTAGA GCTTTTGCCAACATGACCTTACCAACTAGACGAGCACTGTGTGCTGTAATGATGCTAGCCGTCATTGAACATAAAGGTACCATAGTAATGAAGGACAAAGAGGAGCTGGACTCCTGGTCAGTTATACTTAATGGTCAAGTAGAAATCCTTAAAGAAGATGGGTCTGCTGAATTTTTGTACATGGGGGACAG CTTTGGTATTACAGAACCAACCTTAGATAAAATATTCCATGAAGGGGTCATGAGGACCATTATTGATGATTGCCAATTTCTTAGCATTGCTCAACAAGATTACTATGAAATCATGAACCAGGGCAAAGAAAACACAAAACGACATGTGGAAGACGGGGAGGTTGTCATGGTTACAGAACACAGAGTGTTTGACGGAGGTAACCGACGAGGACAGATTATAATTAGG GCGTCACCGGATCACTTGATGAACCATCTTGTACAGGAACACTCAGCTGTTGATCCTACGTTTGTAGAAGACTTTCTACTTTGTTACAGAATATTTCTCAAAAGTCCCATGGAATTAGCTTATAGACTTCAAACATGGTTCAACCAAACAACATTACGAAATAAG GTCACTAGGGTTGTGTTACTGTGGGTCAACAatcattttattgattttgaaacaGATTCTATTTTGAGTGAATTTCTGGAAAGCTTTGAAGCTATGCTTGAAACTCAG GGAATGACAGGTCAACTCAGGTTACTGAATATTGCCTGTGGTGCTAAAGCTAGGACGAGAAGTGTCACATTAACTCGTGCTACACGAGAAGAGGTGCTGCATTTTTCTGTCCTGGGAGGTTTAGAACGAGGATGTGGTATATTCATTTCTAAAGTAGAAAAGGCATCTAAAGCTTATGAGGCAGGCCTCAAAAGGGGTGACCAG ataatggAAGTGAATGGTCAGAACTTTCAGCATATTACGCACAATCGAGCCTTAGAATTATTACGAGGGACCACACATTTGTCAATGGCTATCAAATCTAATTTACCAG ATTTTAAGGAAATGATAGAAGTGacagaacaaaataaacaaaatagacaATCTACTCAGAGTACTTCATCATTCACAAAACGATTATCTGCCCCTGATTTAGATAATATGTCTCCATTCATTAAATCATCtataaaagataaaagttttgacaaaaagGATAAATCTTGGTTTAAAACAGTTGGAAAGAAAGCGTTTATTAAGAAAATTGGAGGTTTCTTTCCAAGGAATGCCAGTACCTCAAATATGGAATT TGAAAACATGAACAAATCTGATGAGAGTTTATACTCCGCATCAATTCATAATACATCCAAAAGCTCATCGTCATCATTGACCGTACAGATGCCTAATCATCTAAGTGCCAGTAATCCTGATTTGTCATTACTTAGTGTAGAGGATCCAAAACCAGACTATCCTGACCATGTGGTCAAAGTCTTTAGGGCCGATCagtctttcaaatatttacctATACATAAg GATGTTACATCAAAAGAAGTGGTGATGTTAGCTTTACAAGAATTTGGTGTTACAGATCCTAGCAG taacTTTTCTCTATGTGAAGTGACTGTAGAAAACGAGAGTCTGATTAAACAGAAGCGTTTACCAGAGACAATGTGTAATTTACCTGATCGTCAGAATCTCAATGGCAG GCGCACTGTTCCATGTGTACTCAGGTATTACTTAAAGAATAATTTGAACCCGGAGACACTGGTACCCGACGAGTTGCGGTCAGAATTGATCAAAGAGGCACAGATAAGTCTACTACAGCTCAACACTACAGAAGTGGCATCACAGCTGACCTTGGAAGATTTCAAAGTATTTAAAGATATAGAACCGACAGAGTATATCGATGACCTGTTCAAGCTAAATGCAAGATATGGAACCCCAAGCTTAAACAAGTTTTCAGAG ttgGTGAACCGAGAGATGTTCTGGGTGATATCGGAAGTTTGTGGAGAACTGAATCTAGTCAGGAGAATGAAACtcatcaaacattttataaaaatggctcGTCATTGTAAAGATTGTAAAAACTTTAATTCTATGTTCGCTATCATAAGTGGATTAAGTCATAACTGTGTGGACAGGCTACGCAATACCTGGGAAAAAGTGCCAAATAAATATGCCAAAACATACAAC GATTTGCGAGACTTAATGGATCCCTCCAGAAACATGTCTAAATACAGGAATCtcatgaatcatgaaaatgttcAACCGCCAATG ctgCCTTTTTTCCCCATTGCAAAGAAAGATTTGACATTTATCCATCTAGGGAACGATTCCTATGTAGATAATTTAGTCAACTTTGAAAAGTTCCGTTTAATAGCAAGAGAAACAAGACATATATGCAACATGGCTTCCGCAAAATAT GATGTAAGTACGATGTTCCTTGGAACACCCAGTCATGACGAAAGTACCTGGGTCTCTGGTTTAGCCACAATGAAGAGAATGAGGGCACGGCGTGGTTCTACGTTACCTAATGCAAAAAAGATGTATGaggaaaatgaaatgaaaagacGTGTGAAGTCATATTTATGTAATCTTAAAGTGATAGACAATGAGGAAAAACTTATGGAAATGTCTCATCAGTGTGAAGTTCCTG TAAAGAAAGATCACACATTACATTCATTAAGCAGCAGTGTTTCAACACCAAATTtaacagaagaaaagaaagttATAGTCCCAAGTGGTCCCAGATTTG CAACGGCAGTTGAGAGAAAGG GTTCCCTTGGTTCAACAGAATCTGCAAGTCCCACAGGTAGTAACCACAGTGCCCCTCCCACATACGAGAGTGATTCAGGGCGGAACAGTTACGACTCCCAAAGTGTACATTCGGCAGGATCAGGAGGAACTATATCTCCTCATCACAGATTTAATCCTCCTCAAACAG CGACATCTCAATCTCAACAACAGTCTCCACCTGTAGCACAGCCACAGGTGCGGCCACCCTTGCCGCCATACCATGTGGTTATGCAAAACTCGCCAG CATATAGCAACTATATACACCAAACGTACACTAATGTACGGCGACCTCCTTTGCCTGACTACCATTCTGCAGCTCAAATGGCTCAGCTTGCCCGCAAGAAGCAATTGTACAAGAATGATCGGGCCCGATCGCATGATGGGGGCATGGGATACTACAACGGGTCAGCTAAATACAGCCGAGCACCAGAGG ATCAAGATGAAGAAGAACAAGTATCAGCTGTatga
- the LOC134724922 gene encoding rap guanine nucleotide exchange factor 6-like isoform X5 has protein sequence MYPNLQRHSSHGDRVKHGSHGDRQFIVSLQKFPQERSEKDLDVIFSHLHGMEALSSLREPALRALCRTVRYEYHDANDILYCQGELSTCWYILLSGSVFIEGSMFLPVSSFGKRTPGCTRRNSECLLLEPSEMIVIDYPDVQVMKSGHSRQSCNDRVIEFDHQEGTRPIRRMNSDSVVEQLSADYGLRDQYLRNEQYMKRCSRASDTSSAYSGSDMMQSSIDDQENVDMDISGLPESMVDSDDEEGYAESTGSQRDTVQECLQKHPQDRSDDDIEILLDFIQHFRAFANMTLPTRRALCAVMMLAVIEHKGTIVMKDKEELDSWSVILNGQVEILKEDGSAEFLYMGDSFGITEPTLDKIFHEGVMRTIIDDCQFLSIAQQDYYEIMNQGKENTKRHVEDGEVVMVTEHRVFDGGNRRGQIIIRASPDHLMNHLVQEHSAVDPTFVEDFLLCYRIFLKSPMELAYRLQTWFNQTTLRNKVTRVVLLWVNNHFIDFETDSILSEFLESFEAMLETQGMTGQLRLLNIACGAKARTRSVTLTRATREEVLHFSVLGGLERGCGIFISKVEKASKAYEAGLKRGDQIMEVNGQNFQHITHNRALELLRGTTHLSMAIKSNLPDFKEMIEVTEQNKQNRQSTQSTSSFTKRLSAPDLDNMSPFIKSSIKDKSFDKKDKSWFKTVGKKAFIKKIGGFFPRNASTSNMEFENMNKSDESLYSASIHNTSKSSSSSLTVQMPNHLSASNPDLSLLSVEDPKPDYPDHVVKVFRADQSFKYLPIHKDVTSKEVVMLALQEFGVTDPSSNFSLCEVTVENESLIKQKRLPETMCNLPDRQNLNGRRTVPCVLRYYLKNNLNPETLVPDELRSELIKEAQISLLQLNTTEVASQLTLEDFKVFKDIEPTEYIDDLFKLNARYGTPSLNKFSELVNREMFWVISEVCGELNLVRRMKLIKHFIKMARHCKDCKNFNSMFAIISGLSHNCVDRLRNTWEKVPNKYAKTYNDLRDLMDPSRNMSKYRNLMNHENVQPPMLPFFPIAKKDLTFIHLGNDSYVDNLVNFEKFRLIARETRHICNMASAKYDVSTMFLGTPSHDESTWVSGLATMKRMRARRGSTLPNAKKMYEENEMKRRVKSYLCNLKVIDNEEKLMEMSHQCEVPVKKDHTLHSLSSSVSTPNLTEEKKVIVPSGPRFVATAVERKGSLGSTESASPTGSNHSAPPTYESDSGRNSYDSQSVHSAGSGGTISPHHRFNPPQTATSQSQQQSPPVAQPQVRPPLPPYHVVMQNSPAYSNYIHQTYTNVRRPPLPDYHSAAQMAQLARKKQLYKNDRARSHDGGMGYYNGSAKYSRAPEDQDEEEQVSAV, from the exons attgaCTATCCTGATGTTCAGGTTATGAAAAGTGGCCATTCACGGCAATCATGTAATGATCGTGTTATAGAATTTGACCATCAGGAAGGGACCAGGCCTATACGTAGAATGAACTCTGATAGTGTTGTTGAACAG ttATCTGCCGATTATGGATTACGTGACCAGTATTTACGAAATGAACAATATATGAAAAGATGTTCGCGAGCAAGTGACACATCTAGTGCTTATTCAGGTTCTGATATGATGCAGTCATCCATAGATGACCAAGAGAATGTGGATATGGATATTAGTGGATTACCTGAGAGTATGGTGGATTCGGATGATGAAGAAGGATATGCTGAATCCACAGGG TCACAGAGAGACACAGTACAAGAATGTTTACAGAAGCACCCACAAGACAGATCTGATGATGATATAGAAATACTACTAGACTTTATACAACATTTTAGA GCTTTTGCCAACATGACCTTACCAACTAGACGAGCACTGTGTGCTGTAATGATGCTAGCCGTCATTGAACATAAAGGTACCATAGTAATGAAGGACAAAGAGGAGCTGGACTCCTGGTCAGTTATACTTAATGGTCAAGTAGAAATCCTTAAAGAAGATGGGTCTGCTGAATTTTTGTACATGGGGGACAG CTTTGGTATTACAGAACCAACCTTAGATAAAATATTCCATGAAGGGGTCATGAGGACCATTATTGATGATTGCCAATTTCTTAGCATTGCTCAACAAGATTACTATGAAATCATGAACCAGGGCAAAGAAAACACAAAACGACATGTGGAAGACGGGGAGGTTGTCATGGTTACAGAACACAGAGTGTTTGACGGAGGTAACCGACGAGGACAGATTATAATTAGG GCGTCACCGGATCACTTGATGAACCATCTTGTACAGGAACACTCAGCTGTTGATCCTACGTTTGTAGAAGACTTTCTACTTTGTTACAGAATATTTCTCAAAAGTCCCATGGAATTAGCTTATAGACTTCAAACATGGTTCAACCAAACAACATTACGAAATAAG GTCACTAGGGTTGTGTTACTGTGGGTCAACAatcattttattgattttgaaacaGATTCTATTTTGAGTGAATTTCTGGAAAGCTTTGAAGCTATGCTTGAAACTCAG GGAATGACAGGTCAACTCAGGTTACTGAATATTGCCTGTGGTGCTAAAGCTAGGACGAGAAGTGTCACATTAACTCGTGCTACACGAGAAGAGGTGCTGCATTTTTCTGTCCTGGGAGGTTTAGAACGAGGATGTGGTATATTCATTTCTAAAGTAGAAAAGGCATCTAAAGCTTATGAGGCAGGCCTCAAAAGGGGTGACCAG ataatggAAGTGAATGGTCAGAACTTTCAGCATATTACGCACAATCGAGCCTTAGAATTATTACGAGGGACCACACATTTGTCAATGGCTATCAAATCTAATTTACCAG ATTTTAAGGAAATGATAGAAGTGacagaacaaaataaacaaaatagacaATCTACTCAGAGTACTTCATCATTCACAAAACGATTATCTGCCCCTGATTTAGATAATATGTCTCCATTCATTAAATCATCtataaaagataaaagttttgacaaaaagGATAAATCTTGGTTTAAAACAGTTGGAAAGAAAGCGTTTATTAAGAAAATTGGAGGTTTCTTTCCAAGGAATGCCAGTACCTCAAATATGGAATT TGAAAACATGAACAAATCTGATGAGAGTTTATACTCCGCATCAATTCATAATACATCCAAAAGCTCATCGTCATCATTGACCGTACAGATGCCTAATCATCTAAGTGCCAGTAATCCTGATTTGTCATTACTTAGTGTAGAGGATCCAAAACCAGACTATCCTGACCATGTGGTCAAAGTCTTTAGGGCCGATCagtctttcaaatatttacctATACATAAg GATGTTACATCAAAAGAAGTGGTGATGTTAGCTTTACAAGAATTTGGTGTTACAGATCCTAGCAG taacTTTTCTCTATGTGAAGTGACTGTAGAAAACGAGAGTCTGATTAAACAGAAGCGTTTACCAGAGACAATGTGTAATTTACCTGATCGTCAGAATCTCAATGGCAG GCGCACTGTTCCATGTGTACTCAGGTATTACTTAAAGAATAATTTGAACCCGGAGACACTGGTACCCGACGAGTTGCGGTCAGAATTGATCAAAGAGGCACAGATAAGTCTACTACAGCTCAACACTACAGAAGTGGCATCACAGCTGACCTTGGAAGATTTCAAAGTATTTAAAGATATAGAACCGACAGAGTATATCGATGACCTGTTCAAGCTAAATGCAAGATATGGAACCCCAAGCTTAAACAAGTTTTCAGAG ttgGTGAACCGAGAGATGTTCTGGGTGATATCGGAAGTTTGTGGAGAACTGAATCTAGTCAGGAGAATGAAACtcatcaaacattttataaaaatggctcGTCATTGTAAAGATTGTAAAAACTTTAATTCTATGTTCGCTATCATAAGTGGATTAAGTCATAACTGTGTGGACAGGCTACGCAATACCTGGGAAAAAGTGCCAAATAAATATGCCAAAACATACAAC GATTTGCGAGACTTAATGGATCCCTCCAGAAACATGTCTAAATACAGGAATCtcatgaatcatgaaaatgttcAACCGCCAATG ctgCCTTTTTTCCCCATTGCAAAGAAAGATTTGACATTTATCCATCTAGGGAACGATTCCTATGTAGATAATTTAGTCAACTTTGAAAAGTTCCGTTTAATAGCAAGAGAAACAAGACATATATGCAACATGGCTTCCGCAAAATAT GATGTAAGTACGATGTTCCTTGGAACACCCAGTCATGACGAAAGTACCTGGGTCTCTGGTTTAGCCACAATGAAGAGAATGAGGGCACGGCGTGGTTCTACGTTACCTAATGCAAAAAAGATGTATGaggaaaatgaaatgaaaagacGTGTGAAGTCATATTTATGTAATCTTAAAGTGATAGACAATGAGGAAAAACTTATGGAAATGTCTCATCAGTGTGAAGTTCCTG TAAAGAAAGATCACACATTACATTCATTAAGCAGCAGTGTTTCAACACCAAATTtaacagaagaaaagaaagttATAGTCCCAAGTGGTCCCAGATTTG TAGCAACGGCAGTTGAGAGAAAGG GTTCCCTTGGTTCAACAGAATCTGCAAGTCCCACAGGTAGTAACCACAGTGCCCCTCCCACATACGAGAGTGATTCAGGGCGGAACAGTTACGACTCCCAAAGTGTACATTCGGCAGGATCAGGAGGAACTATATCTCCTCATCACAGATTTAATCCTCCTCAAACAG CGACATCTCAATCTCAACAACAGTCTCCACCTGTAGCACAGCCACAGGTGCGGCCACCCTTGCCGCCATACCATGTGGTTATGCAAAACTCGCCAG CATATAGCAACTATATACACCAAACGTACACTAATGTACGGCGACCTCCTTTGCCTGACTACCATTCTGCAGCTCAAATGGCTCAGCTTGCCCGCAAGAAGCAATTGTACAAGAATGATCGGGCCCGATCGCATGATGGGGGCATGGGATACTACAACGGGTCAGCTAAATACAGCCGAGCACCAGAGG ATCAAGATGAAGAAGAACAAGTATCAGCTGTatga